One Silene latifolia isolate original U9 population chromosome 4, ASM4854445v1, whole genome shotgun sequence DNA segment encodes these proteins:
- the LOC141653847 gene encoding metal tolerance protein 9-like yields the protein MAANQRVESMDYRVELLSPAASPHTFVETETDPPWQLSLDMFKLPADRDLGKSNVLGLRKRWKIEAYYKRQEEIIQGLNELQPSDEPGSSSASSIQDEAMRLAKGERTAITVSNVANVLLLAAKIYASVETRSMAVIASTLDSLLDVLSGFILWFTAHAMKKPNPEKYPVGKTRMQPVGIVVFASVMAAFGLQVLFESVRQLITKAQPERSPEKEKWMIAIMVSVTVVKFILMVYCRRFKNDIVRAYAQDHLFDVITNSISVAAAVLAIHFFWWIDPTGAIIIALYTTTTWARTVIENIGSLIGRGAPPEYLTKLIYLAWNHAEEIKQIESVRAYRFGRHYFVEVDIVLPGDMPLSQAHNIGDALQDKLEQLPEVERAFVHVDHEVTHKPEHQQKTNKLISSTS from the exons ATGGCAGCCAACCAGCGCGTTGAATCAATGGACTACAGAGTTGAACTACTGTCGCCAGCTGCATCTCCGCATACCTTTGTTGAGACTGAAACTGACCCGCCATGGCAACTCAGCCTCGACATGTTCAAGCTTCCTGCTGATCGAGATTTAGGCAAATCCAACGTGTTGGGATTAA GAAAAAGATGGAAGATTGAAGCGTACTATAAGAGACAAGAGGAGATTATCCAAGGATTAAATGAATTGCAGCCATCAGATGAGCCTGGCTCTTCCTCAGCAAGTTCTATTCAG GATGAAGCAATGAGACTTGCAAAAGGGGAAAGAACTGCAATCACAGTATCAAACGTAGCAAATGTCCTTCTTCTGGCAGCAAAGATCTATGCTTCTGTAGAGACTCGATCAATGGCAGTAATAGCATCAACCTTGGATTCCCTCTTGGATGTCTTATCAGGATTCATCTTGTGGTTTACTGCTCATGCAATGAAGAAACCAAATCCAGAAAAATACCCAGTCGGGAAAACTCGAATGCAACCAGTG GGAATAGTCGTGTTTGCGTCAGTAATGGCAGCCTTTGGTCTGCAAGTACTGTTCGAATCTGTCAGACAACTAATTACCAAG GCTCAGCCAGAGAGAAGTCCAGAGAAGGAAAAATGGATGATCGCAATCATGGTCTCAGTCACAGTAGTCAAGTTTATCTTAATGGTTTACTGCCGAAGGTTCAAGAATGATATCGTTAGAGCATACGCTCAAGATCATTTATTTGATGTTATTACCAACTCAATTAGTGTCGCTGCAGCTGTCTTAGCCATCCACTTCTTTTGGTGGATCGATCCCACTGGAGCCATAATA ATAGCTCTCTACACAACAACTACATGGGCAAGAACTGTGATCGAAAATATAGGATCCTTGATAGGCAGAGGAGCCCCTCCAGAGTACTTGACAAAGTTAATATATCTTGCGTGGAACCATGCTGAGGAAATAAAACAGATTGAAAGTGTTAGAGCATACCGCTTTGGACGTCATTACTTTGTGGAGGTTGACATAGTATTGCCAGGAGACATGCCGCTTAGTCAAGCCCATAACATAGGTGACGCCCTCCAAGATAAACTTGAGCAGCTACCTGAAGTGGAACGAGCTTTTGTCCACGTTGATCACGAGGTTACTCACAAACcagagcatcagcagaagacaaaCAAGTTAATATCTAGTACTTCATGA
- the LOC141653846 gene encoding phosphoacetylglucosamine mutase — MNEEQRSVLLKSSPNFPPPKGVRLSYGTAGFREDATILKSTVYRIGILAALRSIKTQSVIGLMITASHNRVSDNGVKIADPNGGMLSQFWEPFADSIANASDPHQLVLLIDDFVRKEEISFNGNRAAEVLLGRDTRPSGESLLDAAKEGISSIIGAVSHDMGIVTTPQLHWMVRARNMGLKSTEHDYFQQLLQSYRCLLDLIPDGNKTNKTDRLNDKVLVDGANGVGGDKLEIFSEICDGLLVEVRNSSKGEGILNELVGADFVQKEKVLPVGFGPNDAGKRCASFDGDADRLVYFLVQPGSSRIELVDGDKILSLFALFIKDQLSVIKDEGKAHNSYQARLGIVQTAYANGASTSFLKNLGLDVALTPTGVKFLHEKALEYDIGIYFEANGHGTILFSETVLTWLEDKNREYSSISKDSEEQKAVSRLLAVSKLINQAVGDALSGLLLVEAVLRHTGWSIQKWNELYTDLPSRQLKVKVVDRTSVVTANAETVAVQPAGIQDAIDAQTVKYRHGRCFIRPSGTEDVIRVYAEAATQEEADSLANSVAKIVDQFLGSGSCH; from the exons ATGAATGAAGAACAAAGATCAGTTCTTCTCAAATCATCTCCAAATTTCCCTCCACCCAAAG GAGTTAGATTATCATATGGAACAGCAGGGTTCAGAGAAGATGCAACAATTCTGAAATCAACTGTTTATAGAATTGGGATTTTGGCTGCTTTGAGATCAATTAAGACACAATCTGTAATTGGGTTGATGATTACTGCTTCGCATAATAGGGTTTCTGATAATGGTGTTAAAATTGCTGATCCTAATGGTGGAATGTTGTCTCAGTTTTGGGAACCCTTTGCTGATTCTATTGCTAATGCTTCTGATCCACATCAACTTGTTTTG CTTATAGATGATTTTGTAAGAAAGGAGGAAATTTCTTTTAATGGTAACCGGGCAGCGGAGGTATTGCTTGGAAGAGACACTCGGCCCAGTGGAGAATCTCTTCTAGATGCCGCAAAAGAA GGTATTAGTTCGATAATTGGGGCTGTTAGCCACGATATGGGAATCGTAACCACCCCTCAATTGCATTGGATGGTTCGTGCTAGGAACATGGGTTTGAAATCAACTGAGCATGATTACTTTCAGCAACTCTTGCAATCCTACAG GTGCTTACTGGATTTGATACCAGatggaaataaaacaaataaaacagACAGACTAAATGACAAGGTGTTAGTGGATGGGGCCAATGGCGTTGGAGGTGATAAACTCGAAATATTTAGTGAGATATGTGATGGTCTGTTAGTAGAAGTGAGAAACTCCAGCAAAGGTGAAGGCATTCTGAATGAATTAGTTGGTGCTGATTTTGTGCAAAAAGAAAAGGTTTTACCCGTTGGATTTGGCCCTAATGACGCTGGAAAGAG GTGTGCAAGTTTCGATGGAGATGCAGATAGGCTTGTATACTTTCTTGTGCAACCAGGTAGCAGTAGGATTGAGCTTGTTGATGGGGACAAGATACTATCATTGTTTGCTCTATTTATCAAAGATCAACTAAGTGTTATAAAGGATGAAGGAAAAGCACACAATTCTTACCAAGCACGACTTGGCATAGTACAAACTGCCTATGCAAATGGGGCGTCTACATCCTTTTTGAAGAACTTGGGCCTCGATGTTGCACTCACTCCCACTGGTGTAAAATTTTTGCATGAAAAGGCTTTGGAATACGATATTGGCATCTACTTTGAAGCAAATGGCCATGGCACCATATTGTTTTCAGAAACTGTCTTAACTTGGTTGGAAGATAAAAATAGGGAATACTCATCCATCTCCAAAG ATTCCGAAGAGCAAAAGGCTGTGTCAAGACTGTTAGCTGTCAGTAAATTGATCAATCAAGCAGTTGGGGATGCCTTGAGTGGACTGCTATTAGTGGAAGCTGTTTTACGACACACAGGATGGTCAATTCAAAAGTGGAATGAACTCTATACTGATCTCCCAAGCAGACAGCTTAAG GTCAAAGTTGTTGATAGAACATCTGTTGTCACGGCAAATGCTGAAACTGTAGCTGTTCAACCCGCTGGCATTCAAGATGCTATCGATGCTCAAACTG TTAAATATCGTCATGGACGATGTTTTATCAGACCATCAGGAACTGAGGATGTTATTCGGGTCTATGCCGAAGCTGCAACCCAAGAAGAGGCTGACTCTCTTGCTAATTCAGTAGCAAAAATTGTGGATCAATTCCTTGGATCCGGCAGCTGTCATTGA
- the LOC141653848 gene encoding F-box/FBD/LRR-repeat protein At1g13570-like translates to MVSNHQSATACELIAYLAHPCRIETLSFGGHFCKFLTAGRIGTMLPTTFRCLKSLQLSNIETHEYGEFLCAIGVIKSCPVIEELKISFSSKDCAEHMIAFYPQYQLCCLRKVHLTSVLGVIMELKLIEFLLRCSPALEIMSVKRDARITKFLESRLTRELMYFRRASSEAKVDYMDP, encoded by the exons ATGGTCTCGAATCACCAAAGTGCTACAGCATGTGAGCTCATTGCTTACCTTGCCCATCCATGTAGAATTGAAACCCTTTCATTTGGCGGGCATTTTTGTAAG TTTTTGACTGCAGGTAGAATTGGAACAATGTTACCGACAACTTTCCGTTGCTTAAAATCTCTTCAGCTATCAAACATCGAAACTCATGAATATGGCGAGTTCCTTTGTGCTATTGGTGTGATTAAAAGTTGTCCTGTTATTGAAGAACTAAAAATCTCG TTTTCAAGCAAGGACTGTGCTGAGCATATGATTGCCTTTTACCCTCAATATCAACTGTGTTGTCTTCGCAAAGTTCACTTAACTTCAGTTTTGGGAGTTATCATGGAGCTAAAGTTGATTGAATTCTTGTTGCGCTGCTCTCCAGCTCTCGAGATAATGAGCGTGAAAAGAGATGCAAGAATTACAAAGTTCTTAGAATCAAGGCTGACGCGAGAGTTGATGTACTTTCGTAGAGCATCATCAGAGGCTAAAGTAGATTATATGGATCCTTAA